One window of Psychrobacillus sp. FSL H8-0483 genomic DNA carries:
- a CDS encoding response regulator: MLKIIADLQEGHSYEKNALILLISDELEAISPIKNELELKGYTTIISTTAKKGLEHFHLLEIDLCCVSATLTDMSTIDFLKEVKMQSLNYFTPIIVLDFEKIHAHKKTTYIQNGAFDLIPIQDNSLLQAVVSNLLTTKHAISRLQLTDPLTNALNSLSLEKIAVQQIQKCSSSLSTFSISLIDIDNFQKINENYGYSFSDEILVKFSNFIRSNIGKEMSLFRLHGATFIIIFPEHSAEMALEKTIELQQSFHTITFKKDEVSFHVSFNAGIAEWSEELTSIFQLVEKAKQALSITGQSTDARCISFHSMDVTAALPTIRVLIIDDNKLGRLMLEKQFSTWSSPKFNVKVETYENGYDFIHSDWYDPMDYYILMLDVTMPKMDGIEVLDIVRTNFPSDRIIISMLTSRNNSQEILHALNKGADDYLVKPFHPQEVLVRIQRHTRRLFV, encoded by the coding sequence TTGTTAAAAATTATTGCAGATTTACAAGAAGGGCATTCATATGAAAAAAATGCGCTAATACTATTAATCTCTGATGAGTTAGAAGCCATTTCTCCAATAAAAAACGAATTAGAATTAAAAGGATATACAACAATAATTTCCACTACAGCTAAAAAAGGGCTCGAACATTTTCACTTACTAGAAATAGATTTATGTTGTGTTTCTGCAACGCTTACAGACATGTCAACAATAGATTTTCTGAAAGAAGTCAAAATGCAATCTCTTAACTATTTTACTCCAATTATTGTATTAGATTTTGAAAAAATACATGCGCATAAGAAAACAACCTATATTCAAAATGGCGCATTTGATTTAATTCCGATCCAAGACAATTCGTTGCTTCAAGCAGTAGTCTCTAACCTATTAACCACTAAGCATGCCATCTCTCGTCTCCAACTAACCGATCCTTTAACAAATGCCTTAAATAGTTTGAGTTTAGAAAAAATTGCTGTTCAACAAATTCAGAAGTGCTCTTCATCACTTAGCACATTCTCTATCTCACTTATTGATATTGATAACTTCCAGAAGATTAATGAAAACTATGGCTACAGTTTTTCTGATGAGATACTTGTAAAATTTAGTAATTTTATTCGAAGTAATATCGGCAAGGAAATGTCCCTGTTTCGATTACACGGAGCTACCTTTATCATTATATTTCCTGAACATTCCGCTGAAATGGCATTAGAAAAAACAATAGAATTACAACAAAGCTTTCATACTATTACGTTCAAGAAAGATGAGGTTTCATTTCATGTAAGCTTTAACGCTGGAATTGCGGAATGGTCGGAAGAGCTTACATCTATCTTTCAACTTGTTGAAAAGGCAAAGCAGGCATTAAGTATCACTGGGCAATCTACAGATGCTAGATGTATTTCGTTTCATTCTATGGATGTTACAGCAGCACTACCAACTATTAGAGTTCTAATAATTGATGATAATAAACTAGGTCGTTTGATGTTAGAAAAACAATTCTCCACTTGGAGTTCTCCTAAATTTAATGTAAAAGTTGAAACATATGAAAATGGATATGATTTTATTCATTCAGATTGGTATGATCCTATGGACTACTATATTCTCATGCTAGATGTCACTATGCCAAAGATGGATGGGATTGAAGTGCTAGACATTGTTCGTACAAACTTTCCATCAGATCGAATAATTATCTCGATGCTGACTTCTCGTAACAATAGCCAGGAAATATTACATGCCCTGAATAAAGGAGCTGATGATTATTTGGTAAAACCATTCCACCCTCAAGAAGTGTTAGTTCGTATACAACGACACACAAGGAGGCTATTCGTATGA
- a CDS encoding HEAT repeat domain-containing protein, producing MNGNFQYFYYTIIALLAFQLLLLLVLSIRKIIRNKRSAKEEQIYQENLELFVDYLFNDENLQLPVQLANPKNIAVAERIFSETFSTVNDDRTKQKLQEAAIAIFSSTYLKRLKKGSWSTRVNTLYYIEDFQIVSLLPYLQKRFHKLNAWDEEKNQLIRTLAALNDTSIIHYLNANEDSQQHQYLDVFNRLSEEQFDNSIEICYEDNHQTSKLAILNFIGLSKKTRYQALLENTLLDEQSEVRIQSLKGLYRLNYMENIALLEPFFASSSWEERMFSVKIIGAIMIENYESQLIQLLGDSVWWVRNASAEALLSIFGEEKLKELAAEHSDIYARDMAKQWLSSGKRGG from the coding sequence ATGAATGGGAATTTTCAATATTTCTATTACACTATTATAGCTTTATTAGCATTCCAATTACTTCTCCTACTTGTACTGAGCATTCGAAAAATTATTCGTAATAAAAGAAGTGCAAAAGAAGAACAAATATATCAAGAGAATCTTGAGTTATTTGTAGATTATCTATTCAATGATGAAAATTTACAACTTCCAGTTCAACTAGCTAATCCTAAAAACATAGCAGTAGCTGAACGCATATTTAGCGAAACATTCTCCACGGTGAATGACGATCGGACAAAACAAAAATTACAGGAAGCAGCTATCGCCATTTTTTCAAGTACATACTTGAAAAGACTAAAAAAAGGAAGCTGGTCTACTAGAGTGAATACTTTGTATTATATTGAAGATTTTCAAATAGTATCTCTACTACCATACTTGCAAAAACGGTTTCATAAATTAAATGCTTGGGACGAAGAGAAAAATCAACTTATACGAACTTTAGCTGCGTTAAATGATACATCTATCATTCACTACTTGAATGCTAACGAGGATTCTCAACAGCACCAATATTTAGACGTATTTAATCGATTAAGTGAAGAACAATTTGATAATTCTATTGAAATTTGTTATGAAGATAATCATCAAACAAGCAAATTAGCTATACTAAACTTTATTGGCTTAAGCAAAAAAACAAGATACCAAGCACTTCTAGAAAACACATTGCTAGATGAGCAATCAGAAGTGCGGATTCAATCTTTGAAAGGTCTTTACAGATTAAATTATATGGAAAATATCGCTTTATTAGAGCCTTTCTTTGCTTCTTCCTCTTGGGAGGAAAGAATGTTTAGTGTCAAAATTATTGGTGCAATTATGATAGAAAACTATGAGTCTCAATTAATCCAGCTTCTAGGTGATTCCGTTTGGTGGGTACGAAATGCCTCGGCTGAAGCATTACTTAGTATTTTTGGAGAAGAAAAATTGAAGGAGCTAGCCGCCGAGCATTCGGACATCTACGCTAGAGATATGGC